One window of the Paraburkholderia sp. PGU19 genome contains the following:
- a CDS encoding replication-associated recombination protein A — translation MFEETRANVPLAERLRPRTIDDVIGQKHLLGPNKPLRVAFESGEAHSMILWGPPGVGKTTLARLMADAFDAQFIALSAVLSGVKDIREAVETAQIHRANGHQTLVFVDEVHRFNKSQQDAFLPHVESGLFVFVGATTENPSFEVNSALLSRAAVYVLKSLDADEQRELLDRAQKELGGYTFTDEARDALVGSADGDGRKLLNNMEIVARAAAQQKKTDIDGELLASALSENLRRFDKGGDAFYDQISALHKSVRGSNPDGALYWFCRMLDGGADARYLSRRLVRMAWEDIGLADPRAARIALDAAETYERLGTPEGELALAQAVIYLAVAPKSNAGYNAYNQARSFVGKDQSRAVPVHLRNAPTKLMKELGYGHEYRYAHDEPDAYAAGETYLPDGMRDPNWYQPTPRGLEGKIGEKLSRLADLDAQWRSENRKKS, via the coding sequence ATGTTCGAAGAAACCCGCGCCAATGTTCCGCTCGCCGAGCGCCTGCGGCCCCGCACCATCGACGATGTCATCGGGCAAAAGCATCTGCTCGGCCCGAACAAGCCGCTGCGCGTCGCGTTCGAGTCGGGCGAAGCGCACTCGATGATCCTCTGGGGTCCGCCGGGCGTCGGCAAGACCACGCTCGCGCGGCTGATGGCCGACGCGTTCGACGCACAGTTCATCGCGCTGTCGGCGGTGCTGTCGGGCGTGAAGGATATCCGCGAAGCCGTTGAAACGGCGCAGATCCATCGCGCGAATGGTCATCAGACGCTCGTGTTCGTCGACGAAGTGCATCGCTTCAACAAGAGCCAGCAAGACGCGTTCTTGCCGCACGTCGAGTCGGGGCTGTTCGTGTTTGTCGGTGCGACGACGGAAAATCCATCGTTCGAGGTGAACAGCGCGTTGCTGTCGCGGGCGGCCGTGTATGTTCTCAAGAGCCTCGATGCCGACGAGCAGCGCGAACTGCTGGACCGCGCCCAGAAGGAACTGGGCGGCTACACCTTCACTGACGAAGCGCGCGACGCCTTGGTCGGCTCCGCCGACGGCGACGGCCGCAAGCTGCTCAACAATATGGAAATTGTCGCTCGCGCGGCGGCGCAGCAGAAGAAAACGGACATCGACGGCGAACTGCTCGCCAGCGCGTTGTCCGAAAACCTGCGCCGATTCGACAAAGGCGGCGACGCGTTCTACGACCAGATCAGCGCCTTGCACAAGTCGGTGCGCGGCAGCAATCCGGACGGCGCGCTGTACTGGTTCTGCCGGATGCTCGACGGCGGTGCCGACGCGCGCTATCTGTCGCGGCGCCTCGTGCGGATGGCATGGGAAGACATCGGACTTGCCGACCCGCGCGCCGCGCGCATCGCGCTCGACGCCGCCGAAACCTACGAACGCCTCGGGACGCCCGAAGGCGAGCTGGCGCTCGCGCAGGCGGTGATCTATCTGGCCGTCGCGCCGAAGTCGAACGCGGGCTACAACGCGTACAACCAGGCGCGCAGCTTCGTCGGCAAGGATCAGTCGCGCGCCGTGCCCGTCCATCTGCGTAACGCGCCGACCAAACTGATGAAGGAACTCGGCTACGGCCACGAGTACCGCTACGCGCACGACGAACCCGATGCTTATGCCGCGGGCGAAACCTATCTGCCCGACGGCATGCGCGACCCGAACTGGTATCAGCCGACGCCGCGCGGGCTCGAAGGCAAGATCGGCGAGAAGCTGTCGCGTCTTGCCGACCTCGACGCCCAATGGCGCAGCGAGAACCGCAAGAAAAGCTGA